The Waddliaceae bacterium DNA window CTTTCCCTTCTTTTATCCAATGTGTCTGTCTGCCGAACTCTTTATATCCCATCTTCGTGAAAAATGCCCTGCCTTTAGTATTGCCTTCGTAAACCTGCAGGTGCAACAGTTCTATCTTAAACTTCTCTTTCGCCAGCTTCTCAAGGGCTTTAGTTAGTGCAGTGCCTATCCCTTTACTTTGATATTCTGTGCTAAGTATAAGCCCCCACTCACATTGATGTGCGATCTTTTTATACGGCATGAGATATAGAGCTCCCAGCCCACAAGGTTTGCCGTCAAGGACGACGGTAAGAGCACACTTCCAGTTGCTGAAAGATACCCATCGATGTACGGAGTCGTCGACTTCACGTTCTAAAACCATAGGAAACCACCTAAGCATCCCTGGCTCACAAAGCCATTCTTTGAGATATTCTGCATCTTCCATGACGGTATATCGTATCTCTAGGCCTTCGATATCCTTTGTTTCTTCTTCATACATCATTATCCAAACTCCTTAAGATATCCATTGACAAAAGTGTCGATATCTCCATCCATTACAGCCTGTACGTTACCGTTTTCTATCTTCGTCCGTGTATCTTTTACGAGAGTATACGGCTGAAAAACGTAGTTACGTATCTGACTTCCCCATTCTATTTTCTTTTTTTCTCCGCTCATAGCTTTTACAGAATCTTCGCGTTCCGTAACTTCTTTTTCGTAGAGCTTCGACTTCAAAAGCTTCATGCACATCTCTTTGTTCTGTGCCTGGCTTCTTTCCTGTTGACAACTTACGACGATACCTGAGGGAAGGTGTGTTACACGAACGGCGGAGTCTGTGGTGTTAACGTGCTGTCCTCCTGCTCCGGAGGCGCGGAAGGTGTCGATGCGGAGTTCTTCGCTTCTGACTTCTATGGTAATATCATCGGTTATCTCTGGCGTTACCTCCACGGAGGCAAAGCTCGTATGTCGTCGATTTCCGCTGTCGAACGGAGAAATCCTTACGAGTCTATGTACGCCGTTCTCTGCCTTTGCATATCCGTATGCGCAGTCGCCGGAGATTTTTATCGTTATGCTTTTTATCCCTGCTACATCACCGGCTTCAGCGTCGACGACGGTAGCTTCCCAGTTGCGCCTTGATGCCCACCGCTGG harbors:
- a CDS encoding GNAT family N-acetyltransferase, which encodes MYEEETKDIEGLEIRYTVMEDAEYLKEWLCEPGMLRWFPMVLEREVDDSVHRWVSFSNWKCALTVVLDGKPCGLGALYLMPYKKIAHQCEWGLILSTEYQSKGIGTALTKALEKLAKEKFKIELLHLQVYEGNTKGRAFFTKMGYKEFGRQTHWIKEGKDVYRGRIFMEKFI
- a CDS encoding peptide chain release factor 2, which codes for MPVCFICGGIFDLEAKKKRFEVLEDTIAQQTFWNDNDAAQKVIAESNDLRGWLVPYHDLKERAESVKALIVEAYDDDDTEFLEELLEEISSVEEGLEVQELRRMLSGELDKKNCFLSINAGAGGTEACDWTQMLTRMYQRWASRRNWEATVVDAEAGDVAGIKSITIKISGDCAYGYAKAENGVHRLVRISPFDSGNRRHTSFASVEVTPEITDDITIEVRSEELRIDTFRASGAGGQHVNTTDSAVRVTHLPSGIVVSCQQERSQAQNKEMCMKLLKSKLYEKEVTEREDSVKAMSGEKKKIEWGSQIRNYVFQPYTLVKDTRTKIENGNVQAVMDGDIDTFVNGYLKEFG